A stretch of the Leptospira stimsonii genome encodes the following:
- a CDS encoding methyl-accepting chemotaxis protein: protein MIQKIYNLSLLKKLTLVILPTLIPLLLASFFFLKEFLDKSEFTKREVGGIDFFFGAIELYSKLVDRRKDFFYSMKGKTSIEVLKKSNQAMEDQLTKLENLEKEIGFMERSPEFLSILRKEWNQLLKIPEADLDIDVVLKSHEPIFKSLMEYQDYIAQDSNLILDSHPETFYVLSVNILYIPNIISDMAIIRGTGYQLLDQKKPNFNSKEAIQILNKIHHIESNQKEVTALLKRSVNQNGIIKSKFEERITNLDKSVKLNLDLCKKTFTGESVETPDVFLKRMIAFVEEYKVLERDLLLTTQELLEERLKADRLRIVFALSGLFILLLITTIFCYIVIRSIIDPVHKITLGLKQAMGERDLTIQIDAVYQNEIGEITVTANEFLNYLASLFQNLSKMAQNSNQIVSQLTDSIRNLNQSAQSQAAGTEESSAALEEIAASLQNVLQSVEGEARDAQDLTVRSGELKTSMGLAGEKLVSLSDSVRRTATAAVEGKDTILQATKAIDEIREMAMQINSITSLITGISDQTNLLSLNAAIEAARAGDAGRGFAVVAEEISKLAERSVASVRDIERLVSNTHEAVTKGSNNVNTVVTFLLELIENTNRYQQEVVDLVNNVKENTIRIDKIADTILEVSSESLQIETATKEQKLSTDQIADTIQLITTESQAIATNSDEVSMVADKIQHQANELNSILSQFKFA, encoded by the coding sequence GTGATACAGAAAATCTACAATCTTTCCCTTCTTAAAAAGCTCACTTTGGTGATTCTCCCTACTCTTATCCCTCTTCTCTTAGCCAGTTTTTTCTTTTTAAAAGAGTTTTTGGACAAGAGCGAATTTACGAAACGAGAAGTCGGGGGAATCGATTTCTTTTTCGGAGCGATCGAACTCTATTCAAAACTTGTGGATCGGAGGAAGGATTTTTTCTATTCTATGAAAGGAAAAACTTCCATTGAAGTATTAAAAAAAAGTAATCAAGCAATGGAGGACCAGCTTACCAAATTGGAGAATCTCGAAAAAGAGATCGGCTTTATGGAGCGTTCTCCCGAGTTTCTATCGATTTTGAGAAAAGAATGGAATCAACTTCTTAAGATTCCGGAAGCCGATTTGGATATAGACGTGGTTCTTAAATCGCACGAACCGATTTTCAAATCATTGATGGAATACCAGGATTATATCGCGCAGGATTCGAATTTGATTTTGGATTCTCATCCTGAAACTTTTTACGTTCTTTCGGTTAACATCCTATATATACCGAATATCATAAGCGATATGGCGATCATTCGAGGAACGGGTTACCAACTTCTGGATCAAAAGAAACCGAACTTTAATTCCAAGGAAGCGATTCAGATTCTGAATAAAATTCATCATATCGAAAGCAATCAAAAGGAAGTCACCGCTCTTCTCAAAAGATCCGTCAATCAAAACGGAATCATCAAAAGTAAATTCGAAGAAAGAATCACAAACTTAGACAAAAGCGTAAAACTCAATCTGGATCTTTGTAAAAAAACTTTTACCGGAGAATCCGTCGAAACTCCCGATGTTTTTTTGAAACGTATGATCGCTTTCGTGGAAGAATATAAGGTGCTCGAAAGAGATCTTCTTTTAACAACTCAGGAATTGCTTGAAGAAAGGTTGAAAGCGGATCGTTTGAGAATCGTGTTCGCGCTTTCAGGATTGTTTATTCTTCTTCTAATTACGACGATCTTTTGTTATATTGTGATACGTTCCATCATTGATCCGGTTCACAAGATCACACTCGGATTAAAACAAGCGATGGGAGAAAGAGATCTTACGATTCAGATCGATGCGGTGTATCAGAATGAGATCGGTGAAATCACCGTTACGGCGAACGAATTCCTAAATTATCTCGCGTCTTTGTTTCAGAATCTTTCTAAAATGGCTCAAAATTCGAATCAAATCGTAAGTCAGCTAACAGACTCTATACGAAACTTAAATCAATCAGCTCAGTCGCAAGCGGCAGGAACTGAAGAATCTTCCGCCGCTCTGGAAGAGATCGCCGCGTCCTTGCAAAATGTTTTACAATCGGTTGAAGGTGAAGCTCGAGATGCGCAAGATCTGACCGTCCGGTCCGGCGAACTAAAGACTTCCATGGGACTCGCCGGCGAAAAGCTCGTAAGTCTGAGCGATTCTGTTCGGAGGACGGCAACCGCCGCTGTGGAAGGGAAAGACACAATTCTCCAAGCAACAAAAGCGATCGACGAAATCAGAGAGATGGCAATGCAGATCAACTCGATTACTTCGTTGATCACTGGAATTTCAGATCAAACAAATTTGTTATCTTTGAATGCCGCGATAGAGGCCGCAAGAGCAGGTGACGCGGGAAGAGGATTCGCCGTCGTCGCGGAGGAAATTTCGAAACTCGCAGAACGGTCGGTAGCGAGCGTGCGTGATATCGAACGACTCGTATCGAATACCCACGAAGCCGTAACAAAAGGATCTAACAACGTAAATACGGTCGTCACATTTCTTTTAGAACTCATAGAAAATACGAATCGTTATCAACAAGAGGTCGTTGATCTTGTTAACAACGTCAAAGAGAATACGATTCGAATCGATAAGATCGCCGATACGATCCTGGAAGTTTCTTCGGAATCCTTACAGATTGAAACGGCGACGAAGGAACAGAAACTTTCTACCGATCAAATCGCTGATACGATTCAACTGATTACGACGGAATCGCAAGCGATCGCGACAAATTCGGACGAGGTGTCTATGGTCGCGGATAAAATTCAGCACCAAGCAAACGAATTGAATTCGATTCTTTCTCAATTTAAGTTTGCGTAG
- a CDS encoding Dps family protein, whose protein sequence is MNIDIGITEKNRDSINAGLQKLLADTYILYFKTHSYHWNVTGPQFNTLHLMFQTQYNELWLSIDLIAERIRSLGFFAPSSSNQLGKLTSIHEEGGVPNAEDMIRHLVSGHETVIRTARALLPIADEGGDEVTLDLLTQRLEVHEKTAWMLRSMLEVR, encoded by the coding sequence ATGAATATAGATATAGGAATTACGGAAAAAAATCGAGATTCGATCAATGCGGGATTGCAAAAGCTCTTAGCAGATACTTACATTCTTTACTTTAAAACTCACAGTTATCACTGGAATGTGACCGGGCCGCAATTCAACACGCTTCATCTCATGTTTCAAACACAGTACAATGAACTCTGGTTATCCATCGATCTGATTGCGGAAAGGATTCGTTCCTTGGGTTTTTTCGCTCCAAGTTCTTCGAATCAGCTCGGAAAGTTGACTTCGATCCATGAGGAAGGGGGAGTCCCGAATGCCGAAGATATGATCCGTCATCTCGTATCGGGACATGAGACCGTAATCAGAACGGCAAGAGCGCTCTTACCGATTGCAGACGAAGGTGGAGACGAAGTAACTTTGGATCTTCTTACACAACGGTTGGAAGTACACGAAAAAACCGCATGGATGCTACGGAGTATGCTGGAAGTTCGATAA
- a CDS encoding DegT/DnrJ/EryC1/StrS family aminotransferase: MGVPFIDIKRFEPGLLEEWEEKVKVLSKNASFIGGEEVSLLEKNLATYAQTKYSIACANGTDALQLALRALGVGKGDAVLLPDSTFWATFEAVVNVGADPYTVDTNPDDLQMDFTEFERAVEKVKPKAAMIVHLYGWGSSRIEDFRKLCKSKGIPLLEDGAQCFGVKYKGESIYKDAVISTTSFYPAKVLGGAGDGGAVFTNDEELANKVRMLSNHGRISHYAYGDVGWNSRLDTLQAAFLNISLKHLEARIKSRRNATQKYYEILPSLGIQVIHPPKDYEENGYCNVTLSTPEERPNIQEVLKEKGIGFGNIYPGAMSDQPGAKPYIKGKFGEKHLTGRICASVLNYPLFPYMKDEELEEVFVAIREYNSRKK; the protein is encoded by the coding sequence ATGGGCGTTCCATTTATCGATATCAAGAGGTTTGAACCGGGGTTACTGGAAGAATGGGAAGAAAAAGTAAAGGTTCTCAGTAAAAACGCGAGTTTTATCGGAGGTGAGGAAGTTTCCCTCCTTGAAAAGAATCTTGCGACATACGCTCAAACAAAGTATTCCATCGCCTGTGCGAACGGAACCGATGCGCTACAGTTGGCACTGAGAGCATTAGGAGTGGGGAAGGGTGACGCGGTTTTACTTCCGGATTCCACATTTTGGGCGACTTTTGAAGCGGTCGTGAATGTCGGGGCCGATCCTTATACGGTCGATACGAATCCGGACGATCTCCAGATGGATTTTACGGAATTTGAAAGAGCGGTCGAAAAAGTAAAACCGAAGGCGGCGATGATCGTTCACCTCTACGGTTGGGGTTCTTCCCGGATCGAAGATTTTCGTAAACTCTGTAAATCGAAAGGGATTCCTCTTTTGGAAGACGGCGCTCAGTGTTTCGGAGTGAAATACAAAGGCGAATCCATTTATAAGGACGCGGTGATCAGCACAACTTCCTTTTATCCGGCGAAGGTGTTAGGCGGTGCGGGCGATGGCGGCGCTGTTTTTACGAATGACGAAGAATTAGCGAATAAGGTAAGAATGCTTTCCAATCACGGAAGAATTTCCCATTACGCTTACGGAGACGTCGGCTGGAATTCGAGACTGGATACGCTACAAGCGGCGTTCCTAAACATCAGTCTGAAACATCTCGAAGCGAGAATCAAATCGCGTCGGAATGCTACACAAAAATATTATGAAATACTACCGAGCCTTGGAATTCAGGTAATTCATCCTCCTAAAGACTACGAAGAAAACGGCTATTGCAACGTGACTCTTTCCACTCCGGAGGAAAGGCCGAATATTCAAGAAGTTCTCAAGGAAAAGGGAATCGGCTTCGGAAATATTTATCCTGGAGCGATGAGCGATCAACCCGGAGCGAAACCTTATATCAAAGGCAAATTCGGAGAAAAACATTTAACGGGAAGAATCTGCGCTTCCGTTCTCAACTATCCTCTTTTTCCTTACATGAAAGACGAAGAGCTGGAGGAAGTTTTTGTAGCGATTCGAGAATATAATTCTCGAAAAAAATAA
- the lon gene encoding endopeptidase La, whose amino-acid sequence MEPLEDLSGIEENLIVPLDSILPPELFLIPIKSRPVFPGIITPLIVPSGKFAKAVEESLKGNSFLGLVLLKDEENEKETSENIFQFGVVAKILKKVHLPDGAVNILINTVRRFKINSYTSNDPLIAKVTYPEEEPGAPKNTIKAMMRTLLVMTRELAQNNPLFTEEMKLTMLNVNEPGKMADFVCSILNLEKEEYQSVIESNVLKERIEKVLLFLKKEIELVSIQREISDQIQDKIDKQQRQFFLREQLKAIQNELGIKDDKFEKKYEKFLERLKSINADPEVIEEVTRELDKFSYADPNTGDYNVIRNYLDILESLPWESAPTREIDLDKAKRTLDRDHYKLEDVKDRILEFLAVKKLKADEKGTILLLVGPPGVGKTSIAKSIAEAMGRKFFRFSVGGMRDEAEIKGHRRTYIGSMPGKIISGLRITKEKDCVILLDEIDKLAVGIQGDPASALLEVLDPEQNKNFRDHYLDLPFDISNVFFIATANTLDSISRILLDRMEVINLSGYITDEKVQIFQKYLWKKVLTKNGVAPYGIDFDKKAIVALIDSYSRESGVRGLEKVTDKLVRKIAMRIVKKESFPKVIHEKDLETFLGVPKFTDERMVKALVPGTALGLAWTSVGGATLLIEALFIKGKGGILLTGMIGKTMEESSSIALSYIQNFLNRDDLFANKTVHLHVPDGATPKDGPSAGITMATAILSLALNTRVKPGFGMTGEITLTGEVLAIGGLREKIVAAKRVGVHKIIYPKDNLQHLEEIPEYVKKGMSFFPVSRFEEVAKLMFDEKILPKTNPSLENAPKSKKSPVRKTVKKKKVALKNSSPKKKSVGKQKKK is encoded by the coding sequence TTGGAACCATTAGAGGATTTATCCGGAATCGAAGAGAACCTGATCGTCCCGTTGGATTCGATCTTACCGCCGGAACTATTTTTAATTCCTATCAAGTCGCGCCCCGTCTTCCCGGGAATCATCACTCCCTTGATCGTCCCCAGCGGAAAGTTTGCGAAGGCAGTGGAAGAATCTCTCAAAGGCAATTCCTTTCTCGGTCTTGTTCTTCTTAAGGACGAAGAGAACGAAAAAGAAACTTCGGAAAACATCTTTCAGTTCGGAGTGGTCGCAAAGATATTAAAAAAAGTGCATCTACCGGACGGTGCAGTCAATATCCTTATCAATACAGTACGTCGTTTTAAAATTAATTCTTATACGAGCAACGATCCTCTGATCGCAAAGGTAACGTATCCCGAGGAAGAACCGGGTGCGCCGAAGAACACGATCAAGGCGATGATGAGAACCCTTCTCGTGATGACGCGTGAACTCGCTCAGAACAACCCTCTTTTTACGGAAGAGATGAAACTTACGATGCTCAACGTAAACGAGCCCGGAAAGATGGCTGATTTTGTCTGTTCCATCCTCAATCTCGAAAAAGAGGAATATCAGTCTGTCATCGAATCCAATGTCTTAAAGGAAAGAATCGAAAAGGTTCTTCTCTTCCTAAAAAAAGAAATCGAACTTGTATCGATCCAACGCGAAATCTCGGATCAGATCCAAGACAAGATCGATAAACAACAGAGACAATTTTTTCTTAGGGAACAACTCAAAGCGATTCAGAACGAACTTGGAATCAAAGACGATAAGTTCGAAAAGAAATACGAAAAGTTCCTGGAACGCCTCAAATCAATCAACGCGGATCCGGAAGTCATCGAAGAAGTCACGAGAGAACTGGATAAATTCTCTTATGCAGATCCGAACACGGGCGATTACAACGTTATCCGAAATTACTTGGACATCTTAGAATCCCTTCCTTGGGAATCCGCTCCCACAAGGGAAATCGATCTCGACAAGGCCAAACGTACTCTGGACAGAGATCACTACAAACTCGAAGACGTAAAAGATAGAATCTTAGAATTCCTCGCGGTTAAGAAGTTGAAGGCGGACGAAAAAGGTACGATTCTTCTTCTCGTAGGCCCTCCGGGAGTCGGGAAAACTTCGATCGCAAAGTCGATCGCCGAGGCGATGGGAAGAAAATTCTTCCGTTTTTCGGTCGGCGGTATGAGGGACGAGGCGGAGATCAAAGGACACAGAAGAACATATATCGGCTCCATGCCAGGAAAGATCATTTCTGGACTTCGCATAACAAAAGAGAAAGACTGTGTGATTCTCTTGGACGAGATCGACAAACTCGCCGTGGGAATCCAAGGAGATCCCGCTTCCGCTCTTTTGGAAGTATTGGATCCGGAACAGAACAAAAATTTTAGGGACCATTATCTCGATCTTCCATTCGATATTTCGAATGTGTTTTTTATTGCGACCGCGAATACGTTAGATTCCATTTCCAGAATTCTTTTGGATAGAATGGAAGTCATCAATCTCTCCGGTTATATCACGGATGAAAAGGTCCAGATTTTTCAGAAGTATCTCTGGAAAAAAGTTCTCACAAAAAACGGAGTCGCACCGTACGGAATCGATTTTGATAAAAAGGCGATCGTCGCGTTGATCGATTCTTATTCCCGCGAATCCGGAGTTCGCGGTTTGGAAAAGGTTACGGACAAACTCGTTCGAAAAATCGCCATGAGAATCGTCAAAAAGGAATCGTTTCCGAAAGTGATTCACGAGAAGGATCTCGAAACATTTTTAGGAGTTCCTAAGTTTACGGACGAAAGAATGGTGAAGGCTCTTGTGCCGGGAACCGCGCTAGGACTCGCTTGGACTTCGGTTGGAGGAGCAACCCTTTTGATCGAAGCGCTCTTTATCAAAGGAAAAGGTGGGATTCTTCTTACCGGGATGATAGGAAAAACTATGGAAGAATCTTCGAGTATCGCTCTAAGCTATATTCAAAATTTCTTAAATAGAGACGATCTTTTTGCGAACAAAACGGTTCACTTGCACGTTCCCGACGGAGCGACTCCGAAAGACGGACCGTCCGCAGGAATTACGATGGCGACGGCCATTCTTTCTCTGGCCCTCAATACTCGAGTCAAACCCGGTTTTGGAATGACGGGAGAAATAACGCTTACGGGCGAAGTTCTCGCGATCGGAGGACTTCGTGAAAAGATCGTCGCCGCAAAACGAGTCGGCGTTCATAAGATCATCTATCCGAAAGACAACCTTCAGCATCTGGAAGAAATTCCGGAATACGTAAAGAAAGGAATGTCCTTCTTTCCGGTAAGCAGATTCGAGGAAGTGGCTAAGTTGATGTTCGACGAAAAGATTCTCCCGAAGACAAATCCTTCGCTCGAAAACGCGCCGAAGTCGAAAAAATCTCCAGTGCGCAAAACGGTGAAGAAAAAGAAGGTCGCATTAAAAAATTCTTCCCCAAAGAAGAAGTCCGTCGGCAAACAAAAGAAGAAATAG
- a CDS encoding VOC family protein: protein MATAKKKTSSKKPKTGGTKIEFVSAPSHTITPFLMFNANTEEAAKFYVSIFKKSKIIQASPMRAEFILNGQKFYAYNGGPEFQFNWGVSFMISLETQKEVDYYWNALLADGGKESMCGWLQDKYGLWWQVTPKILIQLISHKDPSKAERAMQAMLKMQKIDIAALQLAVR, encoded by the coding sequence ATGGCGACTGCAAAGAAGAAAACAAGTTCAAAAAAACCAAAAACCGGCGGAACAAAAATCGAGTTTGTGAGTGCTCCGTCTCACACAATCACACCGTTTCTCATGTTCAACGCGAATACCGAGGAAGCCGCGAAATTCTATGTTTCGATCTTTAAGAAATCCAAAATCATCCAGGCGAGTCCGATGCGCGCGGAATTCATCCTGAACGGCCAAAAATTTTACGCTTACAATGGAGGGCCTGAATTTCAGTTCAATTGGGGGGTCTCCTTCATGATCAGCCTAGAGACGCAAAAAGAAGTCGATTATTATTGGAACGCTCTTCTCGCAGACGGAGGTAAAGAAAGTATGTGCGGTTGGCTTCAAGACAAATACGGCTTATGGTGGCAAGTGACTCCAAAAATTCTCATTCAACTCATTTCACATAAAGATCCGTCGAAGGCCGAACGAGCTATGCAAGCGATGTTGAAAATGCAGAAAATTGATATTGCGGCGCTCCAGCTTGCAGTTCGTTAA
- a CDS encoding pectin acetylesterase-family hydrolase: MNQKILWTMAICLVFTFGACKNNDDKDEDKKILGLVVANFLYNPYEKITPTAGTITVSGANYTNRTFNPSCTGAEGNTTFSLYRKKVTTSNKKLLINFMGGGACWSGYNCFGTNTTTYFNSLNAVPDLFVKVAFQGVMNSGNASNPFKDYDVVFIPYCTGDLHFGSKDMTYTNPNNGTATVVKHRGYDNVLATLKFIQTEYPGVENVFVTGQSAGGYGALLNYPIVRETVRGLNASVKVNMLADASNGIVPAGFFANLSTQWGADPNIPTWVTGIAANYLTAGGPSIQDFFTKVSTFYATDKTGQYTALFDGNQRFFYKVMNIINAAPTYSDAKTTDPYDSSKTYSALFGDTDGSTVPDGTPASTDGATCGWSQQAVTSMNGISGGATNYSYYIAPGDVHTITTSEDMYGVSAGGTNFVTWLTTLASGTKPGNTKCSNNGGNCVNSNFNKSRINLGLGVATSDQSYGNAKDLLTTCGTITGL, from the coding sequence ATGAATCAAAAGATTCTATGGACCATGGCAATTTGTCTTGTTTTCACTTTCGGTGCATGCAAGAATAACGACGATAAGGATGAAGATAAGAAAATCTTAGGTTTGGTTGTAGCAAACTTTCTCTACAACCCTTACGAAAAGATCACACCCACTGCGGGAACGATTACGGTCTCCGGCGCCAATTATACGAATCGGACCTTCAATCCTTCTTGCACGGGAGCCGAAGGAAACACAACGTTTTCTTTATATAGAAAAAAAGTTACGACTTCGAATAAGAAGCTCCTCATCAACTTTATGGGTGGCGGAGCGTGTTGGAGCGGATACAACTGTTTCGGAACCAATACCACGACTTACTTCAATTCTCTCAATGCGGTACCGGATCTCTTCGTAAAGGTTGCATTCCAAGGAGTGATGAATTCCGGAAACGCATCCAATCCCTTCAAAGATTACGACGTCGTTTTCATCCCGTATTGTACGGGAGATTTGCATTTCGGTTCTAAAGATATGACTTACACGAATCCGAATAACGGCACGGCTACGGTGGTCAAACACAGGGGATACGATAACGTCCTTGCCACGTTAAAATTTATTCAGACCGAATACCCGGGAGTGGAGAATGTGTTCGTGACAGGTCAGAGCGCGGGAGGATACGGTGCGCTCCTAAATTACCCGATCGTAAGAGAAACGGTAAGAGGTCTCAACGCATCAGTAAAAGTGAATATGCTCGCCGACGCATCCAATGGAATTGTTCCTGCGGGATTCTTCGCAAACCTAAGCACACAATGGGGAGCCGACCCGAATATCCCGACTTGGGTAACGGGAATCGCGGCGAATTATCTCACGGCGGGAGGTCCGTCCATCCAAGATTTTTTCACGAAAGTTTCCACGTTCTATGCGACGGACAAGACGGGACAGTATACGGCCTTGTTTGACGGGAATCAGAGGTTCTTCTATAAGGTCATGAACATCATCAACGCGGCACCGACCTATTCGGATGCAAAGACTACGGATCCATATGATTCTTCCAAAACCTATTCCGCGTTATTCGGAGATACGGACGGAAGTACTGTCCCGGACGGAACTCCGGCTTCGACGGATGGAGCGACCTGCGGTTGGTCCCAACAAGCAGTCACATCGATGAACGGGATCTCCGGAGGTGCGACCAACTATTCCTACTATATCGCTCCCGGTGACGTTCATACGATCACGACTTCGGAAGACATGTATGGAGTGAGCGCGGGAGGAACCAATTTTGTAACCTGGCTAACGACTCTTGCCTCAGGAACCAAACCCGGAAATACGAAATGTTCGAATAACGGAGGCAATTGTGTGAACTCCAACTTCAACAAGAGTAGAATCAATCTCGGGCTCGGAGTGGCGACTTCGGATCAATCGTACGGAAACGCAAAAGATCTCCTTACAACCTGTGGAACGATCACAGGACTCTAA
- a CDS encoding putative Ig domain-containing protein, with product MKKTFLLFLLFSLALGSCDDGKKKEDDATPLLIQLLGLYQSQVAQQCPANISLVSASLNGQVGTAINSSRIYYTAPGLTNDSTITANKNCKFSNFTATSALPAGLTFSARSDSFSGSIVGTPTAQGALTVNYAVTITPNNSTPYTITGATTVNIFAAGSLTCSNVGAGGGCANPSAPFSCTNSTFCYNTLSSCKAASECGY from the coding sequence GTGAAAAAAACTTTTCTATTGTTTTTACTTTTCTCTTTGGCTCTCGGCTCTTGTGATGATGGAAAGAAAAAAGAAGATGATGCAACTCCTTTATTAATTCAATTACTCGGATTGTATCAATCTCAAGTCGCACAACAATGTCCGGCAAACATTTCTCTTGTTTCTGCCTCGTTAAATGGGCAGGTTGGAACAGCGATTAATTCTTCGAGAATTTATTATACAGCTCCTGGATTAACTAACGATTCCACAATCACCGCTAATAAGAATTGCAAGTTTAGCAATTTCACTGCAACCTCCGCATTGCCAGCAGGTTTAACTTTTTCAGCTCGGTCTGATTCCTTTAGCGGCTCAATCGTTGGAACCCCTACTGCGCAGGGTGCGTTGACGGTTAATTATGCGGTTACGATTACACCAAATAATTCAACCCCTTATACGATCACGGGGGCAACAACAGTTAATATTTTCGCAGCAGGCTCGCTCACCTGTAGCAATGTCGGTGCTGGAGGAGGATGCGCTAATCCAAGTGCCCCATTCAGTTGTACGAATTCAACATTTTGCTACAATACACTTTCATCATGTAAAGCGGCTTCTGAGTGCGGATATTAA
- a CDS encoding beta-class carbonic anhydrase, whose protein sequence is MSGLVQEVESANAQYSKDFGEKGNLSLPPARRFAILTCMDARLDPAKYAGLSEGDAHVIRNAGGRASDDAIRSLVISYKLLGTKEWFVIHHTNCGMALFTDVLIRNLLSNSLETAQLTEAGWKDVGKGPGSKEAEFVDWLTFPDEFSSVIDDVKRIRNHPLVPQNIPIYGYVYDVKTGKLIPVKEAIEIGKVAA, encoded by the coding sequence ATGTCTGGATTAGTACAAGAAGTGGAATCTGCAAATGCACAGTATTCCAAGGATTTTGGTGAAAAAGGAAACTTGTCGCTTCCACCGGCGAGAAGATTTGCCATTCTCACTTGTATGGATGCCCGTTTGGATCCGGCAAAATACGCCGGCCTCTCCGAGGGCGACGCTCACGTAATTCGAAACGCCGGCGGAAGAGCATCCGACGACGCAATTCGTTCCCTTGTGATTTCCTACAAACTGCTGGGAACAAAAGAATGGTTCGTGATCCATCATACGAATTGTGGAATGGCGCTTTTCACAGACGTCCTCATTCGTAATCTTCTCTCCAATAGCCTGGAAACCGCTCAACTTACGGAAGCAGGATGGAAAGATGTGGGGAAAGGTCCCGGTTCCAAAGAAGCGGAATTTGTAGACTGGCTTACGTTTCCCGACGAATTCTCAAGCGTAATCGACGACGTAAAACGGATTCGAAATCATCCTCTGGTTCCTCAGAACATTCCGATCTACGGATATGTCTACGACGTCAAAACCGGAAAGCTGATTCCGGTAAAGGAAGCGATCGAAATCGGAAAGGTTGCCGCCTAA
- a CDS encoding zinc-binding dehydrogenase: protein MKAAILESGKRSLEIRDISVPSVGPGQVKVKIKACGICGSDVHLVVHGTLKCKHFPRVPGHESSGVIEEVGENVSRFKKGDRVVIAAGTSCGVCAYCKAGHENLCKELGVFGFDRDGSFAEYNVVEERYLYALPDAIPFDQGAILADAVSTPYHAIRYRGNIVDGDTVAIFGCGGLGIHAVAVARALTSGKVIALDVDKGPLENAAKYGADEVINLKEVRNPGKALKEVSQGVDLLADFSGYMSNVEESLRAMNPGGRIVLVGIGRQPLKFQIPFILIEKMISVSGSYGSDRRAIPELIDLYLKGKINLTHSITSHHPLEDLNECLEALDERKGNPIRFIIEPS from the coding sequence ATGAAAGCCGCAATCTTAGAATCCGGAAAACGAAGCTTAGAGATCCGAGACATCTCGGTGCCAAGCGTGGGGCCGGGACAAGTAAAAGTAAAAATCAAAGCGTGCGGAATCTGCGGCTCCGACGTTCATCTCGTCGTGCATGGAACGCTTAAGTGCAAACACTTTCCGAGAGTTCCCGGTCATGAATCCTCCGGAGTGATCGAAGAAGTGGGTGAGAATGTAAGTCGCTTTAAAAAAGGAGACCGAGTTGTGATCGCGGCAGGAACTTCCTGCGGTGTTTGCGCTTATTGCAAAGCCGGACATGAAAATCTTTGTAAAGAATTGGGGGTATTCGGCTTTGACCGGGATGGAAGTTTCGCCGAATACAACGTAGTCGAGGAGCGTTATCTTTATGCGTTGCCGGATGCGATTCCCTTCGATCAAGGTGCGATTCTTGCGGATGCTGTCTCAACTCCCTATCACGCGATTCGATATCGGGGGAATATCGTAGACGGAGATACGGTTGCCATTTTCGGATGCGGCGGTTTGGGAATTCACGCGGTCGCTGTGGCAAGGGCTCTTACGAGTGGAAAAGTGATCGCGCTCGACGTCGACAAAGGACCGCTTGAGAACGCCGCGAAATACGGCGCGGACGAAGTGATCAATCTCAAAGAAGTGAGAAATCCGGGAAAGGCATTGAAAGAAGTGAGTCAGGGAGTGGATCTTCTCGCGGACTTTTCCGGTTATATGTCCAATGTCGAAGAATCGTTGCGGGCGATGAATCCCGGAGGAAGAATCGTACTCGTTGGAATCGGAAGACAACCGTTAAAATTTCAAATCCCGTTTATACTCATCGAAAAGATGATATCGGTTTCCGGATCCTATGGTTCGGACAGAAGAGCGATTCCGGAGTTGATCGATTTATATTTGAAAGGAAAGATCAATTTGACACATTCGATCACTTCGCATCATCCATTAGAAGATTTGAATGAATGTCTGGAGGCTTTGGATGAAAGAAAGGGGAATCCGATCCGATTTATCATCGAACCGAGTTAA